A region of Sparus aurata chromosome 8, fSpaAur1.1, whole genome shotgun sequence DNA encodes the following proteins:
- the cstpp1 gene encoding centriolar satellite-associated tubulin polyglutamylase complex regulator 1, with protein sequence MSTLPAERTSRMNRFNSTVPVEEYLADSNVLFYLSDAVTQLLEHKEEYTQFGVIRYFAEYFSSVKNSNHVLFREYNYIRATPHNRASFIRVFWRCYRQIGKSGDLLSMLEYRSLLQLLCPDFPSEIVQSAARIVLMDDAIDCLMSFSDFLYAFQLQFYYQEFLDSVLVIYHDLLSGKSPNTVIVPTSTSIEQLPSVAADENDKEEQQQDGVEPSTLAQCIDALCDRFKHSHPPRPSMREALGQTDKVSYYDFLIGLVKHESINQTVGALPSKAELLIDPEMDQELDKLIAQISVSPGSNSSSSAVGGLKEVQRKASPRRNIHHRRKMEVESDGSTEETDSSEN encoded by the exons ATGTCCACTTTACCGGCTGAAAGGACGAGCAGGATGAACCGTTTTAACTCCACCGTCCCCGTAGAAGAATACCTTG CGGACAGTAATGTGTTATTTTACCTGAGTGATGCAGTGACCCAGCTCCTGGAACATAAGGAGGAATACACCCAGTTTGGGGTGATCCGCTACTTTGCTGAATA tttCAGCAGTGTGAAGAACAGTAACCACGTTCTCTTCAGGGAGTATAACTACATCAGGGCCACTCCTCATAACCGAGCCTCCTTCATCAGAGTCTTCTGGAGGTGCTACAGACAGATCGGCAAGAGTGGAG ACTTATTGTCCATGCTGGAGTACAGGTCTCTGCTGCAGTTACTGTGTCCAGACTTCCCATCAGAAATAGTACAGAGTGCAGCCAG AATTGTTCTGATGGACGACGCCATAGATTGTTTGATGTCCTTCTCTGACTTTCTTTATGCGTTCCAGCTGCAGTTTTATTACCAAG AGTTCCTGGACAGTGTGTTGGTGATCTACCACGATCTGTTGTCAGGGAAGAGTCCCAACACTGTCATCGTCCCCACATCCACCTCTATTGAGCAGCTTCCCTCTGTGGCTGCAGATGAGAATGacaaggaggagcagcagcaggatgggGTGGAACCATCCACTCTGGCTCAGTGTATCGACGCCCTCTGTGACAGGTTCAAACATAG tcaTCCTCCCAGGCCCAGTATGAGGGAAGCACTGGGACAGACTGACAAAGTGTCTTACTACGACTTCCTAATCGGCTTGGTTAAACATGAGAGCATCAACCAAACTGTTG GGGCATTACCGAGCAAGGCAGAGTTGCTCATTGACCCAGAGATGGACCAGGAACTGGACAAACT AATTGCCCAGATCTCAGTGAGTCCTGGCAGCAACAGCAGTAGCAGCGCTGTGGGGGGGCTGAAGGAGGTGCAGAGGAAGGCCTCCCCCAGGAGGAACATCCATCACAGGAGGAAAATGGAGGTGGAAAGTGATGGTTCCACAGAGGAGACGGACTCCTCTGAAAACTAA